The stretch of DNA TTACTTCAGAAATTTTAAAATCTTTAAGAATATTATTTTCACCTAATAAATAAACTTTTAACTCATTAATAATTTGGCTAAATTTCAATTTCATATTAGTTACATCTATAGTTAAATATTCATCTAATAATTCATCATCCATAGCAATTTGATATAACTCATTAATATGATATATTCTGTATTGTGATTTTTGTTGGCTAGGTAGATATTCTTTACAGCATTTTAGCCAATATTTTGTAAATAAATCTATATTATCAATTACGTGATCAAATGAAAATGAAACAAGAAATGCTATAGGATCATGTTTTTCAAACGATTCTTTTTTAAGATAAGGAATATTTTGAAAATTACTCCAATCTTCTTGATTGATCATAAAACCAAACTCATATCCATCTTTTATATAAAGAATCAGTCGACTATTCAAATTTACAGAAAATCTCTTCCTGTAATCATTTCTTACATTTAATACAAATCTTTCATCATTTTCAGAGATAGAATTGTCTTTAATAAATTTATTGATGAAATTAAAAAATACTTTGATAGCTTCAGGATGCGCTATAGAATCTATACGCTTTTTTATATCTAAATTCATCATCTATTCTTCTTAAAATTCTCCGCTTGTTCTAATACATTTTTATATACATCTTCCTGTGTAATAGGAGGGTAGCCAAATTCATGTAATTTGATAATAATATCCATTTTTAATTGAGCTTTAATATCATCACGTTCAGCCCAATCAGGGTATTGAGAGGCGTTATCTACAATCTTTTTTATTTCACGAGCTAGTTCTAGCATTTTATCTTTATCGAATTCAAATCCATAATTTTTACAGATGACATCCAAAATATCATAGAACGCTTTTTCTTCATAATCGATTCCTAAATCTTCGAATGAAGCCATTTCAGTGCGTAATTTGATGATTAAATCTAGCATTTGTTCTGCTGTATCAGCTTGAATACCATCATAATCTAAAATATCTTTTTCACTACGTTCGTTGTAACGATCTACAATGCTTTTTAAACGATCAGCAAAATCTTGACCTTTCACTTTATTCACTTTTTTAAAGTCAGTAATCGTTTGTTTAAGTAAACGTTCTAAGATTTTAATCTTTGTGTTCGGTAATTCCAGATTAGAGATTTTCTCAATGAATTTATCGTTAAACAAATCAATTGTATTCGCTTTATGATCATCCAGTTTAAAGATTTCTTCTACTCCTTCAGAAATTATTGCTTCTTCTACCATTTTAGCTACTTTTTCATTCATTTGAGCTGTATCAGGTGCTTCGCCTTTCGTCAATTTTACCACAATTGATTTGACTGCAAAATAGAAATGAATTTCATCCACTTCCTTCGGCGTAAACAATTCAGAACCGCTGACCAAATTATAAGCCGACTTCAATTTCTTGGTTACGTTCACAAAGAATTTCTCTGACTCTTCGGTTTGTAAAACCAATTCAGAAGCTTTGTTTAAACAATTTAAACGCTCAACAGGATTTCCTTGGTAATAGTTAGTAGCATCAAACTGATGGAAATATTGACGTAATAAATCCATTTGATCTCTAACGATGATTTCAGCTTGATTTAAGTCCTCAAAATCATCATCTGCCGTTTGATTATTGAACATCCCTAACGCTTTGTTCAAGTTCTTTTTTATTCCAATATAATCAACCACTAATCCGCGATCTTTTCCTTCGTATTTACGATTCACACGAGAAATCGTTTGAATTAAGTTATGCGTTTGTAAAGGCTTATCAATATAAATGGTATCTAAAAATGGAACATCAAATCCTGTTAACCACATATCCACCACAATCGCAATTTTGAAGTTGGATTTGATTTGTTTAAACTGTCGATCTAATTCTTTTCGTTCATCTTTATTACCCAAAAGTTCCCAAAGCTCTTTTTCATCATCTTTATTACGTGTCATCACCATTTTAACACGCTCAATTGGCTTGATTTCTTTTTGCTCTTTCTCAGTTAATCCATCCGAAATATTTACTTCTCCCCATTCAGGTCGTAAAGCCAATATTTCTTGGTACAATTTATAAGCAATGGTACGCGAAGCACATACAAACATCGCTTTTCCTGCAACAGTAGCACGTTCTTCGATACGTTTTTCGTAATGAGCTATAAAATCTTGTGCAATGGCTTTAATACGATCCGTATCCCCTAAAACAACTTCCATTTTAGCAATTGCTTTTTGGCTGGCTTCAACATGGTATTCAGAAGCGCCTTCCGCTACTGCATTTTCGTAATAATTTTCAATTTCTTGAACTTTATTGTAATCTAAATTTACTTTAGCGGCTCTTCCTTCATAGACCAAACGAACGGTAATTTCATCATTTACAGACTCGAACATCGTGTATTGATCCACTACATCTCCAAAAACTTCTAACGTTTTGTCGATAGGTGTTCCTGTAAATCCTACATAAGTTGCATTAGGTAAAGAATCGTGTAAATATTTAGCAAATCCATAGGATTTTGTAACTCCTTTTTCCTCGTCAATTTTTACTTTTAAATCTAAATTGACTTGTGAGCGGTGCGCTTCATCCGAAATACAAATGATATTGGTACGGTCGGATAAGATTTCAGCATCTTCAGCAAATTTCTGAACCGTTGTTAAATAAACACCACCACTTTCGATGCCTCTTAATCGAGATCGTAAATCGGCTCTAGATTCAATATTGATGATATTTTCATCCCCAATAAATTTCTTAGCATTCGTAAAATCCTTCGATAATTGATCGTCTAAATCTGTACGATCTGATATAATAATAATCGTAGGACTTGCAAATTCGGTAGATCGCATCAATAAACGCGTTAAATACAGCATCGTATAACTCTTTCCACATCCAGTGGCTCCAAAGTATGTTCCACCTTTTCCATCGCCTTTAGGTTTACGATGTGCTTTGATATTTTGATACAACTTATTGGCTGCATAATATTGTGGATAGCGACTTAAAACCTTTAGCTCGTGTTTAGAAGAATCAGGAAACAAAACAAAATGGTGAATAATATCAACCAATCTTGATTGGTTTAGCATTCCATGCACAATAGAAGTTGTGGTTTCTATACCTGTTAAAGCTTTTTTCTCGTCACCTGTAATTTTGTTCCATCCATAGTAAAATTCGTAAGGAGAAAATACTGTTCCGGCTTTGTTATTCACCCCATCACTAATCACACAAAATACATTGTATTTCAATAGTTCGGGTATATCACGACGGTAACGAGTTGTAATCTGTTTATAGGCATCATGAATAGTAATTTCTTCTTCAATAGCTGTTTTAAACTCAAAGACGACCACAGGAATTCCATTGATGTATAAAATCAAATCAGGAATTCGTAATTCTGTTCCTTGAATTTCTAATTGATTAACAATCTTGAAGATATTATTTTGGATATTTTCTACATCAATATAGCGAATATGCAAGTCTTTTTTGCTGGGATTATTGCGTTTGAAAATTAATCCATCCGCTAAAAGCTTACAAATTGTTTTATTCGATTCGTATAGAGTAGAAGTCGACTGAAAAGCTAACTCATTGATTAACGTTTCAACTTCAACTTCTTCTAAATCGGGATAGCTGTTGAAAAGAAAAGAACGTAAATCTTCTTTGAGTAAAACCTCTTGGTTAGAAGTTCTAATTAATTCTTTTCCGTTAATATAGTGATAGCCTTCTGTTTCCAAAAGGCTTATAAATGCTTGTTCTAATTGAGATTCAGTGTATTTCATGTATTTTATAGTAGTGTTTGGTATTTGGATTAGTGAGATTGATTCATTAAATCTTCAATTGTTTTTATTTGTTTAATCAAATCTGTCCAAGATAAACTATCTCCAACAATCATATTTTGTTGCATGATTTTATAATCAGTATCCCATTGAGCAATTATTTCATTTGGTGGTAGAATACTCAATTTTCCTTTTTCGTGATTGGAGTAATCGACACCTCTTAAAGGCGTAACCTTTTTACGATGCTCCACTATGGTTTCAAACAACTCATTATCAGCAAGAGCTTGTTCTCCAAATCCAGCAACCATCATTTTATCTAAATCGTATAAATGACGCGTCAATCGGTCGGTTCTAATTTTATCTATTGGTTTTGAAAATTCTTCATGTAATAATAAAACCTTCTCTATAAATGTTCGTGTTGGTATAACCACTTGTACATCAAATCTATCCGATGTAAAGGGTAATGCTTTGTAATTTTCATCAATAAACGAAAGGATGGTTTTTGTTTCTGCTGGTTCTGTTAATGATCTTGCTCCCATTTCTAACAATACTCTTTGTTGAATATAAGGATTAGTCATTGGAATTACAGATTGATAATACACTTCCAATGTATTCGGGTCGCTGGTATCGTCAACTTTATCATTATATCGTATTTCATATTGGTCACGATGAATGCCCAATTGATCCAATTGATGCATCAATTCTTCTCTAAATTCATTGATAATAAAAGAACCCGATGCTTTTCTTAGTTTTTTGATTTTTGTGCCTGAATCCAAATCGTCAAATCCTAACAAATGTCGATCTATAATTAAATCAATATCTTCTGAAAATCGATCAATGATATGATAGGCTTTACTTAATGAAGTACCTCCTTTAAAAATAATGGAATTTGCATAGTGCGATTGAAAAATAGCTTTCAATAAAATACACACCCACCAATCCTTTTCTACAACAAATGCAGGCAAACCTTTGGCTATACCTGTTTGTTCTAAAACTTGTATTTTTTGTTCAGTTGTTAGGTTAATCCACATTTTGACAAGTTGTATAAAGGTTATTGATCTGTTTCTGTATCCATACTGGTGCATATTTTACTTGCTTTTGGACCACTTGGGAGTCGAGCTGCATTACAGAAGGTTTTATTTTCGCTATAAATTCTTCGGTTACGTTGTTTTGGCCCACCTCTTTAAATGCTTGCACGATCAAATGCAACAATTCATCTTTTATGGCAAAACTTTTAGGAACCGTTTTTTTGAATTGAATCGAACGATTTCCAATTTTCACTTCACGTTGTGAACCATCAGATAAATACACCGCTTTTAGAGGAACTTGTGTGGTAAGTCCCAACAAATACAATGCGAATACACCCGTTGGAGCAATACGTGCTTTGTCGCGTTGTGCTATTTGCTTGGCTATTTCTTCCGTAGTAGGATAAAGGGTACCTAACAACGGATCTCTTTTGGGTTTTAGATAAATGCCTTGAGCCAAACGCTCTAATATACCTTCATTGACCAAACGAAAAAGCGTTAAACGGATATTACCTGGTGAACCATACGCATAGAAATCTTCAGCGAAAAATATTTCGCCTAATGATGATTTTAAAACCTTTGTTTCTATTTGATTTTTAGTGGATTTCACTTGGTATTATCTTTTTATTTTGTAACAAATTTAGTGAAAATTTGTTACAAAAATAAAGTCAATTTATTAGTTTATTATAAACATATTATAGTTGAGAATTGTCGTTATTTTATTTTTTTTATTAGTCCCATATCTGGATTATTTGAATTATAAAGATGCTTGGCTATACATTTCTTTGATAAATATTGTAATGCTTGTAAAGCATTAACTTCAGTAGTTTTAAAATTAATGTTGAAATTTAATACTGACTGAATATCTGATAAAAAGAATGAGTTTTTGTCAAGACTTACTATATATGCATCAATGGTTTCTCTCCATTTTTGAGGCTTTTCCGAAATTAAAAGTATCATTAACTCATGTTTTAATAAGCTATTTGTTTCATTTTCGGCTTTATCAATTAACAATGGTCCCATTTTGTTTGAAAATAGATCATCTTTAAAAAACTTAACCACGTTAGTAGGAACAGCTAATAAGACAGCTAACCTTTTTAAATCAGGGTCTGATATATCAAAATCTTCTTCGTCTAAGTGAAATCTAGCCCCTTCAAAGGCAACATCTCCTTTATCTGCAAGTAAAGGAGATAATACAATCAATAGCTTATTGATTTCGTTCCAAGAATGTATTATTTTATCCAATAATTCTTTTTTCAATTTTGGAGATACAAAATCACTGTTTCTTAAAGCTCTTGAAGTAGCTGAGATCTGTCTCATTAAAACTAAAAAAGAATAATCTCTTATAACAGAGTTAATTACTTGATTGTAAGGTCTAATTTGGTTGTAGTGTTTGTCATCATATTTGTCTTTCACTTCATCAGGTAATCCAGAAGAAATTACATTTTTACTAATTTTAGCTTCTTCTTTTTCAATTGTCTCTCTATCAGGTTCCCACGATATAGATTTAAAAGGGTTTATATTATCTGGTATTTGTACTTTATTTTTTACAGATAATAATGTTTCATCTAAATCTCTATTTAGCACTTCTAGAGCATCTGCCTTATTTCTATCTATTCCTGTATAAAATTCAATAATTTCTGGATAATCAATATATTTTTTATTATTATATATATACTGTAAAAATTCTTTGCTCATATTCATTCTGTGAGCAATAAAATAAAATACCCAATACGAATTTTTAAAATAATATAGATTAAAATTTCTTCCAATAATAGAATTATCAACCAAAACATTTAGTAAATATTCTAAATCTAATTCTATGTAATTTTCATTACAAATTTTTCTTAGTTCTGTTTTAAAATAATCTTCTGAAAATTCAAAATTATTTCTTATTAGTAATGATTCACATAAATAGCCTAAGA from Faecalibacter sp. LW9 encodes:
- a CDS encoding type I restriction endonuclease subunit R, translating into MKYTESQLEQAFISLLETEGYHYINGKELIRTSNQEVLLKEDLRSFLFNSYPDLEEVEVETLINELAFQSTSTLYESNKTICKLLADGLIFKRNNPSKKDLHIRYIDVENIQNNIFKIVNQLEIQGTELRIPDLILYINGIPVVVFEFKTAIEEEITIHDAYKQITTRYRRDIPELLKYNVFCVISDGVNNKAGTVFSPYEFYYGWNKITGDEKKALTGIETTTSIVHGMLNQSRLVDIIHHFVLFPDSSKHELKVLSRYPQYYAANKLYQNIKAHRKPKGDGKGGTYFGATGCGKSYTMLYLTRLLMRSTEFASPTIIIISDRTDLDDQLSKDFTNAKKFIGDENIINIESRADLRSRLRGIESGGVYLTTVQKFAEDAEILSDRTNIICISDEAHRSQVNLDLKVKIDEEKGVTKSYGFAKYLHDSLPNATYVGFTGTPIDKTLEVFGDVVDQYTMFESVNDEITVRLVYEGRAAKVNLDYNKVQEIENYYENAVAEGASEYHVEASQKAIAKMEVVLGDTDRIKAIAQDFIAHYEKRIEERATVAGKAMFVCASRTIAYKLYQEILALRPEWGEVNISDGLTEKEQKEIKPIERVKMVMTRNKDDEKELWELLGNKDERKELDRQFKQIKSNFKIAIVVDMWLTGFDVPFLDTIYIDKPLQTHNLIQTISRVNRKYEGKDRGLVVDYIGIKKNLNKALGMFNNQTADDDFEDLNQAEIIVRDQMDLLRQYFHQFDATNYYQGNPVERLNCLNKASELVLQTEESEKFFVNVTKKLKSAYNLVSGSELFTPKEVDEIHFYFAVKSIVVKLTKGEAPDTAQMNEKVAKMVEEAIISEGVEEIFKLDDHKANTIDLFNDKFIEKISNLELPNTKIKILERLLKQTITDFKKVNKVKGQDFADRLKSIVDRYNERSEKDILDYDGIQADTAEQMLDLIIKLRTEMASFEDLGIDYEEKAFYDILDVICKNYGFEFDKDKMLELAREIKKIVDNASQYPDWAERDDIKAQLKMDIIIKLHEFGYPPITQEDVYKNVLEQAENFKKNR
- a CDS encoding nucleotidyl transferase AbiEii/AbiGii toxin family protein, coding for MWINLTTEQKIQVLEQTGIAKGLPAFVVEKDWWVCILLKAIFQSHYANSIIFKGGTSLSKAYHIIDRFSEDIDLIIDRHLLGFDDLDSGTKIKKLRKASGSFIINEFREELMHQLDQLGIHRDQYEIRYNDKVDDTSDPNTLEVYYQSVIPMTNPYIQQRVLLEMGARSLTEPAETKTILSFIDENYKALPFTSDRFDVQVVIPTRTFIEKVLLLHEEFSKPIDKIRTDRLTRHLYDLDKMMVAGFGEQALADNELFETIVEHRKKVTPLRGVDYSNHEKGKLSILPPNEIIAQWDTDYKIMQQNMIVGDSLSWTDLIKQIKTIEDLMNQSH
- a CDS encoding DUF6088 family protein, which codes for MKSTKNQIETKVLKSSLGEIFFAEDFYAYGSPGNIRLTLFRLVNEGILERLAQGIYLKPKRDPLLGTLYPTTEEIAKQIAQRDKARIAPTGVFALYLLGLTTQVPLKAVYLSDGSQREVKIGNRSIQFKKTVPKSFAIKDELLHLIVQAFKEVGQNNVTEEFIAKIKPSVMQLDSQVVQKQVKYAPVWIQKQINNLYTTCQNVD